A single region of the Jatrophihabitans sp. GAS493 genome encodes:
- a CDS encoding PAS domain S-box protein, producing the protein MSSNDAIPGERRTAAGREPAPEARVDHGLTAVVATTFSGVVTYWSDGAQRLYGLPRRGALGQNIASLIDWHIAPDDLAHLAQIGEGGVRVFRHPVRLADGKHVHFKSTASVAAGPDGALEIIFASSPLPASTGGGVERAGAPSGLEAVAEMRFFCDETMKIEYVGASLTAIFGYLPRDVIGLRAPEFIFEDDLAAWMGAWNAAISDPGQSHVAQVRVRHSNGQWLWIEESIVSKLDDPEVASVVVNARNVSDLRRTEDVLAAAEQTLLSVLETSVEGVWIVDAYGTTIFANERLAEFLGISRNRILQSRLEQLDDIALCRMVREQNVIRLPGAREQLEGPFAVPGEGTRWLRVAMAPRYDHLGAFAGSIVMCSEVTEQRGVGTGPLSRLLGAAPTVPVPLGQVPPRAGSLAPQLGDEQQVRSAVARSLTMISPRELEVVVRLVMGDRVPAIAERLFVSQSTVRNQLSSVFRKVGVKSQQDLIALLRGDIEE; encoded by the coding sequence ATGAGTTCCAACGACGCAATTCCGGGCGAGAGACGGACCGCCGCCGGGCGTGAGCCTGCGCCCGAAGCTCGGGTCGATCACGGCCTCACGGCGGTCGTCGCCACGACATTCAGCGGAGTGGTGACCTACTGGTCGGATGGCGCGCAGCGCCTCTACGGGCTACCTCGGCGAGGCGCCCTGGGCCAGAACATCGCCTCGCTCATCGATTGGCATATCGCCCCGGACGATCTGGCGCACCTGGCCCAGATCGGCGAGGGTGGCGTTCGAGTCTTCCGCCACCCGGTTCGGCTCGCGGACGGCAAGCACGTTCACTTCAAATCGACGGCGAGTGTCGCCGCCGGACCGGATGGCGCGCTCGAGATCATCTTCGCCTCCAGCCCGTTGCCCGCCTCGACCGGCGGTGGGGTGGAGCGCGCCGGTGCCCCCTCCGGCTTGGAGGCCGTCGCCGAGATGAGGTTCTTCTGCGACGAGACGATGAAGATCGAGTACGTCGGCGCGTCACTCACCGCGATCTTCGGCTACCTGCCGCGGGATGTCATCGGCCTGCGGGCGCCGGAGTTCATCTTCGAAGACGATCTGGCCGCCTGGATGGGGGCCTGGAACGCCGCCATCTCCGATCCCGGCCAGAGCCACGTCGCGCAGGTCCGGGTCCGGCACAGCAACGGCCAGTGGCTCTGGATCGAAGAGAGCATCGTCAGCAAGCTGGACGATCCCGAGGTCGCCTCAGTGGTGGTGAACGCGCGCAACGTCAGTGACCTGCGGCGTACCGAGGACGTACTGGCGGCAGCGGAGCAGACGCTGCTGTCGGTGCTGGAGACGTCCGTGGAGGGCGTCTGGATCGTCGACGCCTACGGCACCACCATCTTCGCCAACGAGCGGTTGGCCGAATTCCTCGGAATCAGCCGGAACCGAATCCTGCAGAGCCGGCTGGAGCAGCTGGACGACATCGCCCTCTGCCGGATGGTGCGCGAACAGAACGTGATCCGCCTCCCCGGAGCCCGCGAACAGCTTGAGGGCCCGTTCGCCGTACCAGGCGAGGGAACCCGCTGGCTTCGGGTGGCGATGGCTCCCCGCTACGACCACTTGGGAGCGTTCGCCGGCAGCATTGTCATGTGCAGCGAGGTGACCGAGCAGCGCGGCGTCGGCACCGGCCCGCTCTCCCGACTGCTGGGGGCGGCGCCGACGGTTCCGGTGCCGCTCGGGCAGGTGCCGCCGCGAGCCGGGAGCCTCGCCCCGCAGCTCGGTGACGAGCAGCAGGTGCGCAGTGCGGTCGCGCGATCGCTGACCATGATCTCGCCCAGGGAACTGGAGGTGGTCGTGCGGCTGGTGATGGGCGACCGGGTGCCGGCCATCGCCGAGCGCCTCTTCGTCAGTCAGAGCACGGTCCGCAACCAGCTCTCATCGGTCTTCCGCAAGGTCGGGGTCAAGTCACAGCAGGACCTGATTGCCCTGCTGCGCGGCGACATCGAGGAGTAG
- a CDS encoding agmatinase family protein: protein MTVPPKEDRPDREGHWAQQAEALLPTRRLQEEIERGLAFGLEAADSITDRTLPTFARGEIPHFAGERGTFLKCPYVEDVHEVGDAEVAIFGAPLDAGTTYRPGTRFGPQGIRRATNLFGTYNFELGVDLREQLNMVDIGDICAIPGNLEKSFDQISKGIGHVASQGVFPVVLGGDHSIGYPTIRGLAPYVDGNIGIIHFDRHVDTQELDLDERMHTTPWFHATDIKNAPATNLVQIGIGGWQAPRAGVKVGRARGTTVMTVGDVERVGIEKVAEVALELAWQGAKAVYLSFDIDVIDSGFVPGTGWPEPGGLLPREALGLVRMIAEGGLSGMEIVECSPPYDWAEQTSLISARVVLDTLASMVKVGKLGKKPSTQRKDAWGPYPEGK from the coding sequence ATGACCGTCCCGCCGAAGGAAGATCGCCCCGACCGCGAGGGTCACTGGGCCCAGCAGGCCGAGGCCCTGCTACCGACCCGTCGACTCCAGGAGGAGATCGAACGCGGCCTCGCATTCGGACTGGAGGCGGCTGACTCGATCACCGACCGCACCCTGCCAACCTTCGCCCGCGGCGAGATCCCGCATTTTGCGGGCGAAAGAGGCACATTCCTCAAGTGCCCGTATGTCGAAGACGTGCACGAGGTGGGCGATGCCGAGGTGGCCATCTTCGGTGCACCGCTGGATGCCGGGACGACCTACCGGCCGGGCACCCGCTTCGGCCCGCAGGGAATTCGACGGGCGACCAACCTCTTCGGCACCTACAACTTCGAACTGGGCGTCGACCTGCGCGAGCAGCTGAACATGGTCGACATCGGCGACATCTGCGCGATACCCGGCAACCTGGAGAAGTCCTTCGACCAGATCTCCAAGGGCATCGGCCATGTGGCGTCCCAGGGCGTCTTCCCGGTCGTGCTCGGCGGCGACCACTCGATCGGCTACCCGACGATCCGCGGACTCGCGCCCTACGTCGACGGAAACATCGGCATCATCCACTTCGACCGGCACGTCGACACCCAGGAGCTCGACCTGGACGAGCGGATGCACACCACTCCGTGGTTTCACGCGACCGACATCAAGAACGCACCGGCGACCAACCTGGTCCAGATCGGCATCGGCGGCTGGCAGGCACCACGCGCCGGCGTCAAGGTCGGGCGGGCCCGCGGCACCACCGTCATGACCGTCGGCGACGTGGAGCGCGTCGGCATCGAGAAGGTGGCCGAGGTGGCGCTGGAGCTGGCCTGGCAGGGGGCCAAGGCGGTCTACCTCTCCTTCGACATCGACGTGATCGACTCCGGCTTCGTGCCGGGCACCGGCTGGCCCGAGCCCGGCGGCCTGCTGCCGCGAGAGGCCCTCGGCCTGGTCCGGATGATCGCCGAGGGCGGCCTCTCGGGCATGGAGATCGTGGAATGCTCCCCGCCTTACGACTGGGCCGAGCAGACTTCGCTCATCAGTGCCCGGGTGGTGCTCGACACGCTGGCCAGCATGGTCAAGGTCGGCAAGCTCGGAAAGAAGCCGTCGACCCAGCGCAAGGACGCCTGGGGCCCGTACCCCGAAGGAAAGTAA
- a CDS encoding cation-translocating P-type ATPase, with the protein MTGRLPTTSAVELSVGGMTCSSCAARVEKKLNRLDGVSASVNYATAKAAVDFDAQLVSPDQLIATVESAGYSAQLPTARDDREEDEDAEQSALLQRLLISAALALPVLLLAMIPALQFDYWQWFSLVLATPVVLWGGWPFHRAAWRNLRHRSTTMDTLVSLGTLAAYGWSLYALTLGDAGDRLMRMHFDLGASGGDAGDQIYLEVASVVIVFLLTGKYLEARARGRSGEALRALANLGARDVAVLRDGRLDGRQERIPIAQLAVDDLFVVRPGEKVATDGVVVDGTSAVDQSLLTGESIPVEVGVGSPVVGACVNVGGRLVVRATRIGSDTQLAQISRLVSDAQNGKAKVQRLADRVSSIFVPVVLVISLATLILSLLVGLGSAAAFTAAVAVLIIACPCALGLATPTALLVGTGHAAQLGLLIKGPQVLESTRRVNTIVLDKTGTVTTGRMTLLAAETGETADAGDGVSRRQVLALAGALEASSEHPIARAISQAAEEELGTLPAVSDFANAAGLGVQGDVDFEGRPRRVFVGRPAYLAEQGLRSDSHLTAGQRRAEAAGGTAVLVGWDGKAQGLLVVGDSVKPTSREAVQQLRALGLRPLLLTGDNLQAAQSVAADVGIDSADVIAGVLPAQKVQTIKDLQQAGLVVAMVGDGVNDAAALAQADLALAMGGGTDVAIEASDITLMRGDLRGAADAIRLSRRTLRIIKGNLFWAFGYNVVLIPVAAFGLLSPLLAGAAMAFSSVFVVTNSLRLRRG; encoded by the coding sequence GTGACCGGCCGTTTGCCCACCACCTCCGCCGTCGAGCTGTCCGTCGGTGGGATGACCTGTTCCTCCTGCGCGGCCCGGGTGGAGAAGAAGCTCAATCGCCTGGACGGGGTCAGCGCGAGCGTCAACTACGCCACCGCCAAGGCCGCCGTCGACTTCGACGCGCAGCTCGTCAGTCCTGATCAGCTCATCGCCACGGTGGAGTCGGCCGGATACTCGGCCCAACTGCCGACAGCGCGGGACGACCGCGAGGAGGACGAGGACGCCGAGCAGTCCGCCCTGTTGCAGCGGCTGCTGATCAGCGCCGCGCTGGCCCTGCCCGTGTTACTGCTGGCGATGATTCCGGCGCTGCAGTTCGACTACTGGCAGTGGTTCTCGCTCGTCCTGGCCACGCCGGTGGTGCTCTGGGGCGGCTGGCCCTTCCACCGGGCCGCCTGGAGGAATCTTCGCCATCGGAGCACCACGATGGACACCCTGGTTTCGCTGGGAACTCTCGCCGCCTACGGGTGGTCGCTCTACGCGCTCACGCTCGGCGACGCCGGCGATCGGCTGATGCGGATGCACTTCGATCTCGGGGCCAGCGGCGGGGACGCCGGCGACCAGATCTACCTCGAGGTCGCCTCCGTGGTGATCGTCTTCCTGCTGACCGGGAAGTATCTGGAGGCCCGCGCCCGCGGCCGCTCGGGGGAGGCGCTGCGAGCACTGGCCAACCTCGGGGCCAGAGACGTAGCCGTGCTGCGCGATGGTCGACTCGACGGCCGGCAGGAGCGTATCCCGATCGCGCAACTGGCGGTCGACGATCTCTTCGTAGTGCGTCCGGGCGAGAAGGTCGCCACCGACGGTGTGGTGGTCGACGGCACCTCCGCGGTGGACCAGAGCCTGCTCACCGGCGAGAGCATCCCAGTCGAGGTCGGCGTCGGATCGCCGGTCGTCGGCGCCTGCGTAAACGTCGGCGGGCGCCTGGTGGTGCGAGCGACCCGGATCGGCTCCGACACTCAGTTGGCTCAGATCTCCCGTCTCGTCAGCGACGCGCAGAACGGCAAGGCCAAGGTGCAGCGGCTGGCCGACCGGGTGAGCTCGATCTTCGTACCGGTTGTGCTGGTCATCTCCCTGGCCACCCTCATCCTGAGCCTGCTGGTCGGGCTGGGCAGCGCGGCCGCCTTCACTGCCGCGGTCGCCGTGCTCATCATCGCCTGCCCGTGCGCTCTCGGCCTGGCCACACCGACCGCCCTACTGGTCGGCACCGGGCACGCGGCCCAGCTCGGATTGCTCATCAAGGGCCCGCAGGTGCTGGAGAGCACCCGTCGGGTGAACACGATCGTGCTCGACAAGACCGGCACCGTCACCACCGGCCGGATGACCCTGTTGGCGGCCGAAACGGGCGAAACGGCCGACGCGGGCGACGGGGTCTCCCGGCGGCAGGTGCTGGCGCTGGCCGGCGCCCTGGAGGCGAGCAGCGAACACCCCATCGCCCGGGCCATCAGCCAGGCGGCGGAGGAGGAGTTGGGGACGCTGCCCGCGGTCAGCGACTTCGCCAACGCGGCCGGCCTCGGAGTTCAGGGCGACGTTGACTTCGAAGGCCGACCCCGGCGGGTCTTCGTCGGCCGGCCGGCATATCTGGCTGAGCAGGGTCTGCGCTCGGATAGCCATCTCACGGCCGGCCAGCGGCGGGCTGAGGCGGCCGGCGGCACCGCGGTGCTGGTCGGCTGGGACGGGAAGGCGCAGGGGCTGCTCGTCGTCGGCGACTCGGTGAAACCAACCAGCCGGGAGGCGGTGCAGCAACTGCGCGCCCTCGGGCTTCGACCGCTGCTGCTCACCGGCGACAACCTGCAGGCGGCGCAGAGCGTCGCGGCCGATGTCGGCATCGACTCGGCCGACGTCATCGCCGGCGTCCTTCCCGCGCAGAAGGTGCAGACGATCAAGGATCTGCAGCAGGCCGGACTGGTCGTGGCGATGGTGGGCGACGGGGTCAACGACGCCGCCGCACTGGCCCAGGCCGACCTCGCGCTGGCGATGGGCGGCGGAACCGACGTGGCGATCGAGGCAAGTGACATCACGCTGATGCGGGGCGACCTACGCGGCGCGGCCGACGCGATCCGCCTCAGTCGCAGAACCCTTCGGATTATCAAGGGGAATCTCTTCTGGGCATTCGGCTACAACGTGGTGCTGATCCCGGTTGCCGCCTTCGGCCTGTTGAGCCCGCTGCTGGCCGGCGCGGCGATGGCCTTCTCCTCGGTCTTCGTCGTCACCAATTCGCTACGGCTGCGGCGCGGCTAG
- a CDS encoding heavy-metal-associated domain-containing protein: MAEKSIQKTIERTIRKTYSVSGMTCEHCAKAVRAEVKVVDGVTAVSVDLPTGLVHVSGVDFTDADIAAAVDEAGYSVAP, translated from the coding sequence ATGGCTGAGAAGTCGATCCAGAAGACGATCGAGCGGACGATCCGGAAGACGTACAGCGTCAGCGGCATGACCTGCGAGCACTGCGCGAAGGCGGTGCGGGCCGAGGTGAAGGTCGTCGATGGTGTCACCGCGGTCTCCGTCGATCTCCCGACCGGCCTCGTCCACGTCAGTGGCGTCGACTTCACCGACGCCGACATCGCCGCCGCCGTCGACGAGGCGGGCTACTCGGTCGCACCGTGA
- a CDS encoding DUF4395 domain-containing protein, which yields MSKLLSFPNPVNEKAARVVAGGVVLIALLALLTGWLWLSAVLFAGFALRVASGPRFSPLGQLATRVIAPRLGEAKLVAGPPKRFAQTIGLVVTGGATLAWFGAGSALATEILLGLIVVAATLESVFAICLGCLAFGWLMRVGVIPEETCEACNNVAARYGTA from the coding sequence ATGAGCAAGCTTCTTTCCTTCCCGAACCCGGTCAACGAGAAGGCGGCTCGGGTGGTCGCCGGCGGGGTCGTCCTGATCGCCCTGCTGGCCCTGCTCACCGGATGGCTCTGGCTCAGCGCAGTGCTCTTCGCCGGCTTCGCGCTGCGGGTGGCCAGCGGGCCGCGGTTCAGCCCACTGGGGCAGCTCGCCACTCGGGTGATCGCTCCCCGGCTCGGTGAAGCGAAACTCGTCGCAGGCCCACCGAAGCGCTTCGCCCAGACCATCGGGCTGGTGGTCACCGGTGGTGCGACGCTGGCTTGGTTTGGGGCCGGTTCGGCGCTGGCCACCGAGATCCTGCTCGGGCTGATCGTCGTCGCCGCCACGCTGGAGTCCGTCTTCGCCATCTGCCTGGGCTGCCTGGCCTTCGGCTGGCTGATGCGCGTCGGGGTCATCCCGGAGGAGACCTGCGAGGCCTGCAACAACGTTGCCGCCCGCTACGGCACCGCCTGA
- a CDS encoding multidrug effflux MFS transporter, which produces MSSAADPPSPSEAHIGLKLLLVLGGLASFGPLSIDMYLPALPRIGADLDASAASIALTLTACTIGLGAGQLVAGPLSDTFGRRRPLFVGLLVFVVFSLACAAAPDLWSLVAFRFLQALGGSAGIVISRAVARDLRSGVALARLFSALMVVNGLAPILAPVIGGQLVRVTSWRGVFVVLAVIGALLMLAAALFIPESLPPPRRQPGSLAVTGANYLRLISDLRFMLHVVAGGLAFAAMFAYISGSPFVLEDYFGLSPQMFSLIFGINASGIIIFSRLRWPNPRGVMLIGLGLILLGATLVLIAALTGVGLPLVLPGFFLITSGYGAAAPNVTALALADHPDVAGSAAAVYGAVQFVLGGLLAPLAGIGGRSTLVPLGIVLVLLALAALACGSIPGWASGVSAAVAPERASEQARETGVEVGQAT; this is translated from the coding sequence ATGAGCAGCGCAGCAGATCCGCCGAGCCCGTCAGAGGCGCATATCGGGCTCAAGCTGCTGCTGGTACTCGGCGGCCTCGCGTCCTTCGGCCCGCTCTCGATCGACATGTATCTGCCGGCTCTGCCGCGGATCGGCGCCGACCTCGACGCCAGCGCCGCCTCGATCGCGCTGACCCTCACCGCCTGCACGATCGGCCTCGGGGCCGGCCAACTGGTCGCCGGGCCACTTTCGGACACGTTCGGGCGGCGCCGGCCACTCTTCGTCGGTCTCCTGGTCTTCGTCGTCTTCTCCCTCGCCTGCGCCGCCGCCCCGGACCTCTGGTCGCTGGTCGCCTTCCGCTTCCTGCAGGCCCTCGGCGGCTCGGCCGGGATCGTGATCTCGCGGGCGGTGGCCCGAGACCTGCGGTCGGGAGTTGCGCTGGCGCGGCTCTTCAGTGCGCTGATGGTGGTGAACGGGCTGGCTCCGATCCTGGCCCCGGTGATCGGTGGCCAGCTGGTACGGGTCACGTCCTGGCGGGGCGTCTTCGTGGTGCTGGCGGTGATCGGTGCGCTGCTGATGCTCGCCGCCGCCCTCTTCATCCCGGAGAGCCTCCCGCCGCCGCGTCGCCAGCCGGGGAGTCTCGCGGTCACCGGTGCCAACTACCTGCGGCTCATCTCGGACCTGCGCTTCATGCTCCACGTGGTGGCCGGCGGTCTGGCCTTCGCGGCCATGTTCGCCTATATCTCGGGTTCGCCGTTCGTGCTGGAGGACTACTTCGGCCTCTCCCCGCAGATGTTCAGCCTCATCTTCGGCATCAACGCCAGCGGCATCATCATCTTCAGCCGGCTGCGGTGGCCCAATCCCCGTGGCGTGATGCTCATCGGCCTCGGGCTGATCCTGCTCGGCGCCACGCTGGTCCTGATCGCGGCGTTGACCGGAGTCGGCCTGCCGCTGGTCCTCCCCGGCTTCTTCCTGATCACCTCCGGCTACGGCGCGGCGGCGCCCAACGTCACGGCGCTGGCCCTGGCCGATCACCCGGACGTCGCGGGCTCCGCGGCCGCGGTCTACGGGGCGGTTCAGTTCGTCCTCGGCGGCCTGCTCGCCCCGCTGGCCGGCATCGGCGGACGGAGCACGCTGGTGCCGCTCGGGATCGTGCTGGTGCTCCTGGCGCTGGCCGCATTGGCCTGCGGGTCGATCCCCGGGTGGGCCTCAGGTGTATCGGCCGCGGTGGCCCCGGAGCGGGCCTCGGAGCAGGCCCGCGAGACCGGTGTCGAGGTCGGTCAGGCGACCTGA
- a CDS encoding class III extradiol ring-cleavage dioxygenase, whose product MPALYLSHGAPPLVDDALWTSQLRALAGELPTPKAILVVSAHWESAPLMLGATTTIPLVYDFGGFDRRFYDVTYAAPGAPELAAQVEKLVSGDQAVARQEARGLDHGAYVPLTVMYPDASVPVLQMSLPTLDPAKLLRLGERLRPLREEGVLIIGSGFATHGLPFLRDFRAEAAAPGWSKDFDAWLAEVLAAGDLDQLADFQRRAPGMPYAHPTTEHFAPMFVTLGAATSSEAAPDQLIDGYWMGLAKRSFQVA is encoded by the coding sequence ATGCCGGCGCTCTACCTGAGCCACGGCGCCCCACCGCTCGTTGACGACGCGCTCTGGACGTCCCAGCTGCGCGCCCTGGCGGGAGAGCTACCCACCCCGAAGGCCATCCTGGTCGTCTCGGCGCACTGGGAGTCGGCGCCACTGATGCTCGGCGCCACGACCACGATCCCGCTGGTCTACGACTTCGGCGGCTTTGACCGACGCTTCTACGACGTCACCTACGCCGCCCCCGGCGCACCGGAGTTGGCGGCGCAGGTCGAGAAGCTGGTGAGCGGCGACCAGGCGGTGGCGCGGCAGGAGGCCCGTGGCCTTGACCATGGTGCCTATGTGCCACTGACGGTGATGTATCCGGACGCGTCCGTCCCGGTGCTTCAGATGTCACTGCCGACGCTGGACCCGGCGAAGCTGCTGCGTCTGGGCGAGCGCCTGCGCCCACTACGTGAGGAGGGCGTGCTCATCATCGGCTCCGGCTTCGCCACCCACGGCCTGCCGTTCCTGCGCGACTTCCGGGCCGAGGCGGCGGCACCGGGATGGTCGAAGGATTTCGACGCCTGGCTGGCCGAGGTGCTGGCCGCCGGCGACCTCGATCAGCTGGCCGACTTCCAGCGGCGCGCCCCCGGGATGCCCTACGCCCATCCGACCACGGAGCACTTCGCGCCGATGTTCGTCACCCTGGGCGCGGCCACCTCCAGCGAGGCAGCTCCGGATCAGCTCATCGACGGCTACTGGATGGGGCTGGCCAAGCGGTCGTTTCAGGTCGCCTGA
- the ppk2 gene encoding polyphosphate kinase 2 has translation MDLKEQLARLSEQYGTDGFRVEDTDDDDPVLITNAGQIVDTWRESYPYDHRLNRNDYEQQKRLLQIELLKLQKWIKASGRRHVLVFEGRDAAGKGGTIKRFTEHLNPRGAKVVALEKPTDYEERQWYFQRYINHLPARGELTLFDRSWYTRAGVEHVMGFCTPEQHARFLRQAPAFENLLLDDGFSLIKFWFSVSPSEQRTRFLIRQIDPVRQWKLSPMDLASLDKWEEYTAAKSVMFRATDTDRSPWTVVKSNDKKRARLEAMRYVLARFDYDNKDLEIVGTPDPLIVGRAAELYETGEETAA, from the coding sequence ATGGATCTCAAGGAGCAACTGGCGCGTCTGTCCGAGCAGTACGGCACGGATGGCTTCCGCGTCGAAGACACCGACGACGACGACCCGGTGCTCATCACGAATGCCGGCCAGATCGTCGATACGTGGCGCGAGAGTTACCCGTACGACCATCGGCTGAACCGAAACGACTATGAGCAGCAGAAGCGACTCCTGCAGATCGAGTTGCTCAAGCTGCAGAAATGGATCAAGGCGAGCGGGCGCCGGCATGTGCTGGTCTTCGAAGGGCGCGACGCGGCCGGCAAGGGCGGCACCATCAAGCGCTTCACCGAGCACCTGAACCCGCGCGGGGCCAAGGTGGTCGCCCTGGAGAAGCCGACCGACTACGAAGAGCGTCAGTGGTACTTCCAGCGCTACATCAACCACCTTCCGGCCCGCGGCGAACTCACCCTCTTCGACCGCTCCTGGTACACCCGGGCCGGGGTCGAGCACGTGATGGGTTTCTGCACTCCGGAGCAGCACGCGCGCTTCCTTCGGCAGGCGCCGGCCTTCGAGAACCTGCTGCTCGACGACGGCTTCTCGCTCATCAAGTTCTGGTTCTCCGTCTCTCCGTCCGAGCAGCGCACCCGCTTCCTGATCCGCCAGATCGATCCGGTCCGGCAGTGGAAGCTCTCTCCGATGGATCTGGCCTCATTGGACAAGTGGGAGGAGTACACCGCGGCCAAGAGCGTGATGTTCCGGGCCACCGACACCGATCGGTCGCCCTGGACGGTGGTGAAGAGCAACGACAAGAAGCGGGCCCGACTGGAGGCGATGCGCTACGTGCTCGCCCGTTTCGACTACGACAACAAGGACCTCGAGATCGTCGGCACGCCCGATCCGCTCATCGTCGGGCGAGCGGCCGAGCTCTACGAGACGGGCGAGGAGACCGCGGCCTGA
- a CDS encoding diiron oxygenase, whose product MSRVSPEYGEDVARRLLASAATLSYDPATEVDWDEPLDPSLYGLNPEWSTLYGTALWDEMSEEQRITLTRHEVSSIMSTGIWFEMILQQMVLRDQYAKEHSTAEFRFALTEIADECRHSIMFSRACEKMDANGYFPNRLSVEAGRIFAGTATGEISYAGILVAEEVLDVMQRDWMRGENVLPLVRTTSKIHVVEESRHMKFARQEIRERMDGVGAGRRYRSGVVIAVAANIIVSNMVNKRVYAAAGLDTKRALAEAKSNPHRKAMMRSSCVHLMEFLSESGLLSKTAMAIYKRVDMI is encoded by the coding sequence CTGAGTCGGGTGTCGCCGGAGTACGGCGAGGATGTGGCCCGCCGGCTGCTCGCGTCGGCCGCCACGCTCTCCTACGACCCGGCGACGGAGGTCGACTGGGACGAGCCGCTCGATCCGTCGCTCTACGGGCTCAACCCGGAGTGGAGCACGCTCTACGGCACCGCGCTCTGGGACGAGATGAGCGAGGAGCAGCGCATCACGCTCACCCGCCACGAGGTCAGCTCCATCATGAGCACCGGTATCTGGTTCGAGATGATCCTGCAGCAGATGGTGCTGCGCGACCAGTACGCCAAGGAGCACTCCACCGCGGAGTTCCGCTTCGCGCTCACCGAGATCGCCGATGAGTGCCGCCACTCCATCATGTTCTCCCGGGCCTGCGAGAAGATGGACGCCAACGGCTACTTCCCGAACCGGCTCAGCGTTGAGGCTGGTCGGATCTTCGCCGGCACCGCCACCGGCGAGATCTCCTACGCCGGCATCCTCGTCGCCGAAGAGGTCCTGGACGTCATGCAGCGGGACTGGATGCGCGGCGAGAACGTGCTGCCGCTGGTCCGCACCACCAGCAAAATCCACGTCGTCGAGGAGTCCCGGCACATGAAGTTCGCCCGCCAGGAGATTCGCGAGCGGATGGACGGAGTCGGCGCCGGACGCCGCTACCGCAGCGGCGTCGTCATCGCGGTCGCGGCGAACATCATCGTGAGCAACATGGTGAACAAGCGGGTCTATGCCGCGGCGGGTCTGGACACGAAGCGGGCGCTGGCCGAGGCGAAGAGCAACCCGCACCGCAAGGCGATGATGCGCTCCAGCTGC